From Triticum urartu cultivar G1812 chromosome 2, Tu2.1, whole genome shotgun sequence, a single genomic window includes:
- the LOC125537368 gene encoding leucine-rich repeat receptor-like serine/threonine-protein kinase At1g17230, with product MLALNDNAFTGGVPRELGALPMLVKLYIYRNHLGGTIPKELGNLQSAVEIDLSENKLTGAIPSELGKIQTLRLLHLFENRLQGRIPRELGKLGVIRRIDLSINNLTGAIPMEFQNLPCLEYLQLFDNQIHGAIPPLLGARSTLSVLDLSDNRLTGSIPPHLCRHQKLIFLSLGSNRLIGNMPPGVKACKTLTQLRLGGNMLTGSLPVELSAMQNLSALEMNQNRFSGPIPPEVGKFRSIERLILSGNYFVGQVPAGIGNLTELVAFNISSNQLTGPIPRELARCTKLQRLDLSRNSFAGLIPKELGTLVNLEQLKLSDNSLNGTIPASFGGLSRLTELQMGGNRLSGSVPVELGKLNALQIALNLSYNMLSGEIPTQLGNLRMLEYLYLNNNELQGEVPSSFTELSSLMECNLSYNNLVGSLPSTLLFQHLDSSNFLGNNGLCGIKGKACSHAAYASNEAAAHNKRFLREKIISVASIIVILVSLVLIALVCWLLKSNMPKLVSTEERKTGFSGPHYFLKERITYQELLKATGSFSESAVIGRGASGTVYKAVMPDGRRVAVKKLRCQGEGSSVDRSFRAEITTLGNVRHRNIVKLYGFCSNQDSNLILYEYMENGSLGELLHGTKDAYLLDWDTRYRIAFGAAEGLRYLHSDCKPKVIHRDIKSNNILLDEMMEAHVGDFGLAKIIDISNSRTMSAVAGSYGYIAPEYAFTMKVTEKCDIYSFGVVLLELVTGQCAIQPLEKGGDLVNLVRRTMNSMTPNSQVFDSRLDLNSKRVVEEMNLVMKIALFCTSESPLDRPSMREVISMLIDARASSCDSFSSPASESPIKDDSSFRL from the exons ATGCTGGCGTTGAACGACAACGCCTTCACCGGCGGCGTGCCGAGGGAGCTCGGGGCGCTGCCCATGCTCGTAAAGCTCTACATTTACCGGAACCACCTGGGCGGCACCATCCCAAAGGAGCTCGGGAACCTGCAGAGCGCCGTGGAGATTGACCTGTCAGAGAACAAGCTGACAGGAGCCATCCCGAGCGAGCTCGGCAAGATACAGACGCTACGGCTGCTCCACCTCTTCGAGAACCGCCTGCAAGGCAGGATCCCGCGGGAGCTGGGCAAGCTGGGTGTCATAAGGAGAATAGACCTGTCCATCAACAACCTCACCGGCGCAATTCCGATGGAGTTTCAGAACCTGCCCTGCTTGGAGTACCTGCAGCTGTTCGACAACCAGATCCATGGTGCCATCCCTCCTTTGCTAGGGGCGAGAAGCACACTGTCGGTGCTGGATTTGTCGGACAACCGGTTGACGGGCAGCATCCCGCCGCACCTGTGCAGGCACCAGAAGCTCATCTTCTTGAGCCTGGGGTCAAACCGTCTCATCGGCAACATGCCTCCGGGAGTGAAGGCTTGCAAGACCCTGACCCAACTCCGGCTGGGGGGTAACATGCTGACGGGGAGCCTGCCCGTGGAGCTGTCGGCGATGCAGAACCTGTCGGCGCTTGAGATGAACCAGAACCGCTTCTCAGGCCCGATACCGCCTGAGGTCGGCAAGTTCAGGAGCATAGAGAGGCTCATTCTGTCGGGGAATTACTTCGTCGGACAGGTCCCCGCTGGCATTGGCAACCTCACGGAGCTTGTCGCCTTCAATATATCATCCAACCAGCTCACCGGACCCATTCCTCGGGAGTTGGCAAGGTGCACAAAGCTACAGAGGCTTGATCTCAGCAGAAACTCCTTCGCCGGCCTCATTCCTAAGGAGCTCGGCACACTGGTGAACCTGGAGCAGCTCAAGCTATCAGACAACAGTCTGAATGGCACCATTCCTGCAAGTTTTGGAGGCCTTTCCCGGCTCACGGAGCTGCAGATGGGAGGCAACCGTCTGTCCGGCTCTGTGCCGGTTGAGCTTGGCAAACTCAATGCCCTCCAGATTGCTCTAAATCTCAGCTACAACATGCTATCCGGTGAGATCCCAACTCAGCTAGGGAACTTGCGGATGCTGGAATACCTCTACTTGAACAACAATGAGCTTCAAGGAGAGGTTCCTTCCTCCTTCACTGAACTCTCAAGCCTCATGGAGTGCAACCTTTCCTACAATAATCTTGTTGGGTCGCTTCCCAGCACCCTGCTGTTCCAGCACCTGGACAGCAGCAACTTCCTTGGGAACAATGGCCTCTGCGGTATCAAAGGAAAAGCTTGTTCACATGCAGCCTACGCAAGCAATGAAGCAGCAGCACACAACAAGCGGTTTCTTAGAGAGAAGATCATCAGCGTTGCCTCTATCATCGTCATATTGGTTTCATTGGTGCTGATTGCACTTGTCTGCTGGCTCTTAAAATCCAACATGCCCAAGCTTGTATCAACTGAAGAGCGCAAGACTGGGTTTTCTGGTCCTCACTACTTTCTTAAGGAGCGGATAACCTATCAGGAGCTTTTGAAAGCCACCGGGAGCTTCTCGGAGAGTGCTGTGATTGGAAGGGGTGCTTCTGGCACAGTCTACAAGGCTGTCATGCCTGATGGCCGACGAGTTGCAGTGAAAAAGCTTAGATGTCAAGGAGAAGGTTCCAGTGTCGACAGAAGCTTCCGAGCCGAGATAACTACCCTTGGAAATGTCAGGCACCGCAACATCGTCAAACTCTATGGTTTCTGTTCCAACCAGGACTCCAATCTTATACTGTATGAGTACATGGAAAATGGTAGCCTTGGAGAGTTGCTTCATGGCACCAAGGACGCATACCTCCTGGACTGGGACACACGGTACCGGATCGCCTTCGGGGCTGCTGAAGGCCTACGCTACCTTCACAGCGATTGCAAGCCAAAGGTGATTCACCGTGACATTAAATCCAATAACATACTGCTCGATGAGATGATGGAGGCTCATGTGGGAGACTTTGGTTTGGCAAAAATCATCGACATTTCCAACAGCAGGACCATGTCCGCTGTAGCCGGTTCATACGGTTACATTGCCCCAG AGTATGCTTTCACCATGAAGGTGACTGAAAAGTGTGATATTTATAGTTTCGGGGTGGTTTTGTTGGAACTAGTGACTGGGCAATGTGCAATTCAGCCTCTTGAGAAAGGAGGAGATCTTGTCAATTTGGTGAGGCGGACAATGAACAGCATGACACCAAATTCTCAAGTTTTTGACAGCAGACTCGATCTCAACTCAAAGAGGGTTGTGGAAGaaatgaatctggtgatgaagaTTGCATTGTTCTGCACCAGTGAATCACCATTGGATAGGCCTAGCATGCGAGAAGTGATATCAATGTTGATTGATGCTAGGGCCTCTTCTTGTGATTCATTCTCATCTCCAGCATCAGAGTCACCTATTAAAGATGATTCTTCCTTTAGGCTTTAG